From Etheostoma cragini isolate CJK2018 chromosome 1, CSU_Ecrag_1.0, whole genome shotgun sequence, a single genomic window includes:
- the irf8 gene encoding interferon regulatory factor 8, translating into MSNPGGRRLKQWLVEQIQSGQYSGLQWEDDSRTMFRIPWKHAGKQDYNQEVDASIFKAWAVFKGKFKEGDKAEPATWKTRLRCALNKSPDFEEVTERSQLDISEPYKVYRIVPEEEQKHGKVSAMVMATTTSACDITDMDCSPAEIEELIKEEDGCSIQASPEYWSPGSINAFPLHQDPLPSGNLTSAFSQMMISFYYGGKLMQTTPVTHPEGCRIAPQHLGRGALYSSDSMQSVHFPPAEHIEYDRQRHVTRKLLGHLERGVLVRANQEGIFIKRLCQSRVFWSGLGEVGSQYSPVPCKLERDAVVKIFDTGKFLHALQLYQDGQFPAPDPTVTLCFGEELHDLSNAKSKLIIVQITVVNCQHLLEAVNMRRSQPYCNNPNLDMCDNLASDQMARIYQDLCSYSGPQRPACYRDNMSITA; encoded by the exons ATGTCAAACCCGGGAGGTCGGAGACTGAAGCAGTGGCTGGTGGAGCAGATCCAGAGCGGCCAGTACTCTGGACTGCAGTGGGAGGATGACAGCCGCACTATGTTCCGAATTCCATGGAAACACGCAGGGAAACAGGATTACAACCAAGAAGTAGACGCATCCATTTTTAAG GCCTGGGCTGTGTTTAAAGGCAAGTTTAAGGAGGGGGACAAGGCTGAGCCTGCAACATGGAAGACCAGACTCCGCTGTGCCCTGAATAAAAGCCCCGACTTTGAGGAGGTGACAGAAAGGTCGCAGCTAGACATCTCTGAGCCCTATAAAGTCTATCGCATTGTACCAGAGGAAGAGCAGAAGC ATGGCAAAGTCTCAGCGATGGTCATGGCAACTACCACCAGCGCTTGTGATATCACTGACATGGACTGCAGCCCTGCAGAGATAGAGGAGCTCATAAAAGAG GAGGATGGCTGTAGTATCCAGGCCAGTCCAGAGTATTGGTCCCCGGGTAGCATTAATG CTTTTCCCTTGCATCAGGACCCTTTGCCATCAGGCAATCTCACCTCAG CTTTCTCCCAGATGATGATCAGTTTCTACTATGGAGGGAAGTTGATGCAGACCACACCGGTTACTCATCCTGAAGGCTGCCGGATCGCCCCACAGCACCTGGGCCGTGGCGCCCTATACAGTTCAGACAGCATGCAGAGTGTGCATTTTCCTCCGGCTGAGCACATTGAGTACGACCGCCAGCGCCATGTCACACGCAAGCTCCTGGGCCACCTGGAGAGAGGTGTACTGGTCCGTGCCAACCAAGAGGGCATCTTTATCAAAAGGTTGTGCCAGAGCCGTGTCTTCTGGAGTGGGCTGGGAGAAGTGGGCTCACAATACAGCCCTGTGCCTTGTAAACTTGAAAGAGATGCTGTAGTCAAGATTTTTGACACAGGAAAGTTTCTCCATG CTCTACAGCTGTACCAGGACGGTCAGTTTCCTGCTCCTGATCCGACAGTGACTCTTTGTTTTGGAGAAGAGCTCCATGATCTCAGCAATGCCAAGAGCAAACTGATCATTGTGCAG ATCACTGTGGTGAACTGCCAGCACCTGCTGGAGGCAGTGAACATGCGGCGCTCCCAGCCCTACTGCAACAACCCAAACCTGGACATGTGTGATAATCTGGCCAGTGACCAGATGGCCCGCATCTACCAGGACTTGTGCAGCTACAGCGGCCCCCAGAGGCCAGCCTGCTACAGAGACAACATGTCCATCACTGCCTGA